The window GGGCCTGCTGTTCAaggagaaggggtgggggtgctAAGACTCTGGGAGGGGCTTCGGGGCTGCGACCCCGCCGCAGCTGCAGCCCCCCTTGTCGCCACAGCTGTTCCTGTGCTGCCTCCTGAACCTGCAAGAGTCGGGGCTGCTGTGTGAGGTGCGGCGGGGCCTGGCCCcgcgggtggggggtgggggtggggtaggggtgcagGGACGGGGCCGACCGCACCTCCTGCCCCGCCCAGGTGGAGGCGGAGCGCCTGTTCAGCAACATCCCGGAGATCGCGCGGCTACACCGCGGGCTGTGGCGCGGCGTGATGGCCCCGGTGCTGGAGAAGGCGCGCCGCACGCGGGCACTCCTGCAGCCCGGGGACTTCCTCAAGGGCTTCAGGATGGTACGGGCGGGGCTGGGCGCTGGCGGGGACGTGGAGGCCGGGCCGGGGTACCCGAAGGGCTCACATCTGCCTGTAACCCAACCCCGGGTGCCCGGAGGCCAGGATGGCCAGGCAGCGCAGGTATTGGCACGCCCACCCGGCCAGTACACCTGCCGCCGGGCTGAGGGTGGACCCTTCCGCCgaggctcagtttccttatctggaaaATAGGAGCGTGAGCTGGCCACCGGCCTGGGGCTGTTAGGGCAGTGCAGTAAGTAGGGGCTTGGGAGCGCTGGCCCGGCCCGGCCACGGGGATGTGCCATGACTCACTGGTGCTTCTCCCGCCCTGCACCAGTTCGGCTCTCTCTTCAAGCCCTACGTGCGGTACTGCGTGGAGGAGGAGGGCTGCATGGAGTACATGCGCGGCCTCCTGCGCGACAACGACCTTTTCCGGGCCTATGTCACGGTGAGGGGCTGGGCTGGCGGTGAGGGGCTGGGCTGCCCTGGGCCTCACCTGGGCAGCAGGTGCAAAGCGCCCACGGAGCGGGGCGCCATGGTGGGCGGGGCCTGCCCTGAGCTCcgccccaccctgccctgcagTGGGCCGAGAAGCACCAGCAGTGCCAGCGGCTGAAGCTGAGCGACATGCTGGCCAAGCCCCATCAGCGGCTCACTAAGTACCCGCTGCTGCTCAAGTCGGTGCTCAGGAAGACGGACGAGCCGCGTGCCAAGGAGGCCATCGTCACCATGGTAACCGGGGCGCGCGGGGTGCTGACCCGCCCGCGGTCCCTCCCCGGCCCCTCCCGATGCCCTGAGCCCCCAACGCCCGCCCCCAGATCGGCTCAGTGGAGCGCTTCATCCACCACGTGAACGCGTGCCTGCGGCAGCGACAGGAGCGACAGCGGCTGGCAGCAGTGGTCAGCCGCATTGATGCCTACGAGGCGGTGGAGGGCAGCAACGACGAGGTGGACAAGGTGGGCGCTGTGACTGTGGGGAGGAGGGGGCCAAGCTGGAACTCTCGTGGCCGTGCCCAGGTGGAGCCCTGACGCTTCCTGGCCAcccgcccctcccccagctcctgaAGGAGTTTCTGCACCTGGACCTGGCCTTGCCCATCCCCGGGGCCTCCCCAGAAGAGACTCGGCAGCTGCTGCTGGAGGGGAACCTGCGGATGAAGGAGGGGAAGGACGGCAAGGTGCCCGGGGtctctgccctgcccccaccccttgcCCTATAGGTGCAGCTCCCCTCTTCCTGGGGATGTCCTGTGCACCTGGCAGGTGGCAGCTCAGGCGCTCCCAACTTTATGGTTCTAATGGCGGGGCGGGGAATTTGCCTGCAGTTTATTCTTCACATCCCAGCTGCTCACCCATGGAGGTGCCAGTCTTGCCCGGTGAGCTCCTGGGTGGGAGGGGGCCCAGAGCTCTGCCACGGAACTATTGACCCTGCCAGCACTGTGTAACCAGGAGTCTGCAGattggaggctttttttttttttaatactaactCTTTAAAAGTTATtagttttatttacaaacactccATAGCCTACCAAACATACTCTGCTCCTTCTCCCCGTCTTCTCATAActtctgatctactttctgtctctgccaATTTCTATTAGTAGACGTCTCTTAGAAGTGACATCATAcggtatttgcccttttgtgcctTCCTTGCTTATTTCACCTAGTAttgtgttttcaaggttcttccatgttacagtttgtctcagaacttcatttgttCTTATGGCCAGTTCATTGTGTGCATATACtgtattttgttaatccattcatttgttgaacaTCTGGGTTGTTTGTACCTTCTGGCTGTTGGgaataatgccattataaacATTAGTTGTAAGGTATCTGTTTGAGGCCCTGTTCTCACTTTCTTTAGGTGATACGTAGCagtggggttgctgggtcatatgggaattctctACTAAACTTTTTGAGGAGCCACCATATTGCCGCActgttttacattctcaccaacaacacaagtttcaatttctccacatcctctccaacattgttATTTTCTGGTTTTGGAATAATGGCCATCCTTGCTGGAGTGAAGTGGTAtcttcttgtggttttgatttacatttcccaaatggctaatgatgttgagcatctttttcaatATGCTTTTGTCATTTGTACAtcatctttgaagaaatgtccattcaagtcctttgcctagtttcaatttttttgtctttgttgttgaattataggagttctttgtatattccgATTAttaacccttatctgatatatggctGGCAATTGTTTAtccctattctgtaggttgtctttttcctgacaatgtcctttttaattttgatgaagttgggtttatctgttgtttcttttattgcACGTGCTTTGGGGTtgtatctaagaatccattattGAAATTCGTAAATGTTAACTTTTAACTGAAACAAATCACAATTGCAtaattcaatgaaagaaaatcGCCTTCTCCATTTTTGCTTTACTCACAGGTtcattttgggggtggggaagtgTTGGTCAAAATCTGAAGACCCCTGGGGGTGGGTGCTGGGGCAGACAGGCCGAGTGTTCCTGCTgaggccccagcccctggccttgGCCCCAAACGGCCTCTGCCGCCCGACCCTCCCGCAGATGGACGTGTACTGCTTCCTCTTCACGGACCTCCTCTTGGTGACCAAGGCAGTGAAGAAGGCCGAGAGGACCAAGGTCATCAGGCCCCCACTGCTGGTGGACAAGATCGTGTGCCGGGAGCTGCGGGACCCTGGTGAGGAACCCTGACCCCCAGCCTGGGCAGGGCCGCCCATGGGGAGGGGCCGCGGTCGCCACTGACGCGGGGCTCTCCCAAACCAGGTTCCTTTCTCCTCATCTACCTGAACGAGTTCCACAGCGCTGTGGGGGCCTACACCTTCCAGGCCAGCGGCCAGGCCTTGTGCCGTGGCTGGGTGGACGCTATTTACAATGCCCAGGTGAGAGCGGAGTGGGGTGCGGTGGGCGGGGCGGCCTGGCGGAAGCTGCTGCTCAGAGTCCGCTCTGCCCCTACACCCCTGTTTCCACCCCCAGAACCAGCTGCAGCAGCTGCGTGCCCAGGACCACCCAGGCAGCCAGCAACAGCTGCAGAGcctggaagaggaggaggacgagcaggaggaggaggaggaggaggaggaggaagaggaaggcgGAGAGAGTAGCACTTCGGCTGGCAGCTCCCCCACCATCCTGCGCAAAAGCACCAACAGCCTCGACTCCCAGCACTGGTACGCTGGCCCAGGGCCACACGGCAGGGCCCAGCAGAGCAGGTGCTCCAACCCAGACCCCTGAGGCCACAGCCACTGGCCCCAGGCAGCACCCTGCACCCTGCGAACCCAATGGGCGAGTGTGTGCATCTGTCTGTGGGGGCTCTGCCTGGACCAGAGTCAAAGCAGGGATGGCATAACAGTTGCCAACATGAGTGCCGTCTGTGCTTGATGGGTGGGAACTGCCTGGAAGACTCAGACCGTGTCTAGTCTCAGCAGTTAAGagtgccaccatccattactgatGTCTGTGGTGGGCACAGGAGCTGGGGGATCTGGCCAGTGGTCATCCATTTTTGAGGTCTGGTGGGCACAGGAGCTAGGAGATCGGACACCTGGGCCACCTGCCTGGCATGCCCGAGCATCTATACGTTGCCAGCCCCAGGGCCACATCAGACAGTCTAGGTGTCCTTTGGCTGGCTGACTCTGTCCTCCGGGTCCTGCAGTGCCTCGGACGGCTCCACAGAGACcctggcggtggtggtggtggagccTGGGGAGATGCTGTCCTCACCTGAGTTCGAGGGTGGCCCTTTCAGCTCCCAGTCGGACGAGGCCTCCCTGAACACCACTGCCTCATCCGTCACGCCCACCAACGAGCTGCTGCCCCTGGGCCCAACAGATGGCCGCTCCTGCTCCATGGACTCTGCCTATGGcaccctctcccccacctccctgcaAGACTTTGTGGCCCCAGCCCCCATGACAGAGCCAGCGCCCCAGCCCCCGGGGTTGCCACAAGCCCCCTCGCCCCCACCCTCTCCCCGCCTCCACTGCTGCACCCCTGTCCAGCTGCTGCCTTGCCCGCCCCACCTGCTCAAGTCCAAGTCTGAGGCCAGCCTCCTTCAGCTGCTGTCAGGGGCTGCCACCCGTGGGGCGCCTCCAGCCCCCAGCCGCAGCCGATCAGAGCTCTGCCTGGCCGCCTCAGCCCCTGGTGCCAGGACTCTGGGCTCGCCTCAGGAAGCTGGGTGTGGCTGGGATGGCCGGGGCCCTAGCAATGGCCCCGAGCTGTCAGAGGTGGAGGACAGAGCCAGCTGCCGGGACTGGGTGCCTCCAGGCCCTGCCAGGAGGAGGTGCAGGGCGCTGCCCCCAGGGACCTCGCCCAGGGTCCAGCCTGAGCACCCCCCTGGGATCTCTGCCCAGCACAGAAAGCTGACCTTGGCCCAGCTCTACCGAATCAGAACCACGCTGCTGCTTAACTCCACGCTTACTGCCTCGTGAGTGGCTGGaccagggggagggcagggggcctGGCACGTTGGCATTTCGGGGGCCCCAAGCCTGAGATTTGCTGCAGGACCTGGATGGGCAGGCGGTGTGGTGTCTATGGGGGCCAGTGATACAGGGGCCTGAGGATTCTGGTGGGGAGAGGAGTGTGGCCAGAGCCCTCTGTGAATGACATCAGCTAAGGAAGGTCTGGCTGTCC of the Tamandua tetradactyla isolate mTamTet1 chromosome 2, mTamTet1.pri, whole genome shotgun sequence genome contains:
- the PLEKHG5 gene encoding pleckstrin homology domain-containing family G member 5 isoform X1, producing MGTGPGVSGRRAASRPGPGLLSRDPEPLWAGDRPRNGEGQVCHHIDCQELHRRGPLNLCEACDGKFHSAMQYDGHVRFDLPPRGSVLARNVSTRSCPPRTSPAVDLDEEEEGAMDGKGDGKSSGLKLSKKKARRRHTDDPSKECFTLKFDLNVDIETEIVPAMKKKSLGEVLLPVFERKGIALGKVDIYLDQSNTPLSLTFEAYRFGGHYLRVKAKPGNEGKVEQGVKDSKSLSLPILRPAGAGPPGLERGDPQRRESLDILAPGRRRKNMSEFLGEASIPGQESPAPSSCSLPSSSSGVTSSTGGDSWKNRAASRFSGFFSSSPSTSAFGREVDKMEQLESKLHAYSLFGLPRLPRRLRFDHDSWEGEEDEDEEDDACLRLEDSWRDLMDGHEKLTRRQCHQQEAVWELLHTEASYIRKLRVITNLFLCCLLNLQESGLLCEVEAERLFSNIPEIARLHRGLWRGVMAPVLEKARRTRALLQPGDFLKGFRMFGSLFKPYVRYCVEEEGCMEYMRGLLRDNDLFRAYVTWAEKHQQCQRLKLSDMLAKPHQRLTKYPLLLKSVLRKTDEPRAKEAIVTMIGSVERFIHHVNACLRQRQERQRLAAVVSRIDAYEAVEGSNDEVDKLLKEFLHLDLALPIPGASPEETRQLLLEGNLRMKEGKDGKMDVYCFLFTDLLLVTKAVKKAERTKVIRPPLLVDKIVCRELRDPGSFLLIYLNEFHSAVGAYTFQASGQALCRGWVDAIYNAQNQLQQLRAQDHPGSQQQLQSLEEEEDEQEEEEEEEEEEEGGESSTSAGSSPTILRKSTNSLDSQHCASDGSTETLAVVVVEPGEMLSSPEFEGGPFSSQSDEASLNTTASSVTPTNELLPLGPTDGRSCSMDSAYGTLSPTSLQDFVAPAPMTEPAPQPPGLPQAPSPPPSPRLHCCTPVQLLPCPPHLLKSKSEASLLQLLSGAATRGAPPAPSRSRSELCLAASAPGARTLGSPQEAGCGWDGRGPSNGPELSEVEDRASCRDWVPPGPARRRCRALPPGTSPRVQPEHPPGISAQHRKLTLAQLYRIRTTLLLNSTLTAS
- the PLEKHG5 gene encoding pleckstrin homology domain-containing family G member 5 isoform X2 — translated: MDDRSLAEEEKGLRCQNPTCMDKGRAAKVCHHIDCQELHRRGPLNLCEACDGKFHSAMQYDGHVRFDLPPRGSVLARNVSTRSCPPRTSPAVDLDEEEEGAMDGKGDGKSSGLKLSKKKARRRHTDDPSKECFTLKFDLNVDIETEIVPAMKKKSLGEVLLPVFERKGIALGKVDIYLDQSNTPLSLTFEAYRFGGHYLRVKAKPGNEGKVEQGVKDSKSLSLPILRPAGAGPPGLERGDPQRRESLDILAPGRRRKNMSEFLGEASIPGQESPAPSSCSLPSSSSGVTSSTGGDSWKNRAASRFSGFFSSSPSTSAFGREVDKMEQLESKLHAYSLFGLPRLPRRLRFDHDSWEGEEDEDEEDDACLRLEDSWRDLMDGHEKLTRRQCHQQEAVWELLHTEASYIRKLRVITNLFLCCLLNLQESGLLCEVEAERLFSNIPEIARLHRGLWRGVMAPVLEKARRTRALLQPGDFLKGFRMFGSLFKPYVRYCVEEEGCMEYMRGLLRDNDLFRAYVTWAEKHQQCQRLKLSDMLAKPHQRLTKYPLLLKSVLRKTDEPRAKEAIVTMIGSVERFIHHVNACLRQRQERQRLAAVVSRIDAYEAVEGSNDEVDKLLKEFLHLDLALPIPGASPEETRQLLLEGNLRMKEGKDGKMDVYCFLFTDLLLVTKAVKKAERTKVIRPPLLVDKIVCRELRDPGSFLLIYLNEFHSAVGAYTFQASGQALCRGWVDAIYNAQNQLQQLRAQDHPGSQQQLQSLEEEEDEQEEEEEEEEEEEGGESSTSAGSSPTILRKSTNSLDSQHCASDGSTETLAVVVVEPGEMLSSPEFEGGPFSSQSDEASLNTTASSVTPTNELLPLGPTDGRSCSMDSAYGTLSPTSLQDFVAPAPMTEPAPQPPGLPQAPSPPPSPRLHCCTPVQLLPCPPHLLKSKSEASLLQLLSGAATRGAPPAPSRSRSELCLAASAPGARTLGSPQEAGCGWDGRGPSNGPELSEVEDRASCRDWVPPGPARRRCRALPPGTSPRVQPEHPPGISAQHRKLTLAQLYRIRTTLLLNSTLTAS